Within Scomber japonicus isolate fScoJap1 chromosome 1, fScoJap1.pri, whole genome shotgun sequence, the genomic segment gtaaaggatctgagtacttcttttttattaacaaaaaaaaaacgtttatATGTACACAACGTATCTTATTCATTCTGGGTACATATACAAAGAaaagtatatgtatgtgtaaagaaaatGCACATATTTACAACTATTGGGACTATAGGGTTGGGATCTATATAATGATTTTTAACATATCACTGTgttacagttttaattatttttggtttGGGTTTTATGCGAGTAATTTTTCCAGTACTTCCGGTCACAGAATCTGACAAGTCACCAATTACGCTGTAACACCGGAAATCTTACTGTTTATGCGCTGAGAGAGAACGAGGGAAGCTTCCATCGCTTTGGCTCAAGTTCTCCCAATATCACCCAGTTCCGTCTATTAATAACAAGACTGATAACGGTGAGTAAACAAAGCTTTAATTTTGTGTCAGACTTTGTGTTTTGACCGGCAAATAGCTTTCACATTTTGACAACGTGTTACTAGttagcagctaacgttagctaacgtGGCTAAAACGCATTGCCAATTCATCAACTTACTCTGGGATAACGGCATTAAACCTAACCCATGCCAGATATTTTGCGTTGACTTTTCAATGAAAACACAAGGCCAGATGAATTTAAATTGTTGTAACTGCAGTATTAgcaaataaacactgaaatgaGCTAATTTACTCAATAAAACAGCAGGTCGAAATGTATTGTTGGTTATGTTAAGCTCAACCTGATACTTGTATAATAAACAGGAATGGTTGCGTTAAGGTCATATAACCTAAAGCTAATTGCCAACTGTTGACTTTCCAGCATTACATGTTGTGTACTTCTGTCCCCAGGTGTTTCAAAAATGATCATCCCAGTCCGCTGTTTCACCTGCGGGAAGATTGTGGGTAACAAGTGGGAGGCATACCTCGGCCTGCTTCAGGCTGAGTACACTGAAGGGTGAGATTAATACCTACTGAGTTCTGTCGTTACACTGTCTTTGAGATGTTACTGTTAACACCTCATTTGTTTTTAGCACTAATTAATTTGACTTGTGAAGGATGCACACGTCAAAACTTAAAAAGTGAACACAGTGTATGCAGCTACATTGGAGTTAACGGTCTTGACCAGAAACAGTAGGAGTACACTTCACATTAAAACCTTTTAGCCCATGAAGTCACAAGGGCATGTTTATTTCCTACGTGGTTTTCCTTTATCCACTTTCAGACTTACAGATGCCAGTAAACTCTAAGATGGAAATAGTAATAGCATTTACTTGAGGCCATTTAGGCTACTATATTGTCTGCCATAATGTGCATGTACTTTCCTTATTCATTCAGCCATCTGTATGCCATGCATTAGGACTGACAGTATCTCCTCTCTCCCTATTAAGAGATGCTCTTGATGCCCTGGGCCTGAAGAGATACTGCTGTCGGAGGATGCTGCTATCTCACGTGGATCTTATTGAGAAATTGCTGAATTATGCCCCTCTGGAAAAGTGATTTGAACTGACCAACTTCAAGAACCACATAGACTTTGTGAGGCTGTTGCACTGACAGACTGTACAATTTTGAATTGACAGTGCAAGAGTGAGATGGTGTCCGTAGTGAAGACTTTTGTGACATTAATGTGTGcttgatgcatttttttctaaataaagctGTTCAATGACAGTATCACCTGCATTGCTGGCTTATCTAATTACAGTAATAATTTTATGTGAGCTATTTGAGATGAAGATTAATTTTCACACCTGTGCTGGGTCATCCTGTCTTTAAGAAAAgcaacatctgtttttttttttacaaaccaGTATTTTCTAGTATTTTTACTCAGTAACTGCATTTACTGCCAGATCAGACATTGCTTTAGGTTCGACTACAAAAACATTGTAGTGCAAGTGCAGTAAATTTCTTTTCAACATGTCTCTGAATATGCTGTTCTCGTCTTATtggacctttttcacagcagacatttttacTCAAAGCAGAAAAAGCACAAGTACAGTTAACATTAATTGTGCCCTAATCCCATTTAGTCTTTCCAAATCATGACCCTGTACCATATACTGCACAGTGGTTCACCAGTGTAGCTTCTTGGACACTTGAGGGGAACTGATCCATTGTTAATGCTATCAGTACTACCTGTGCTCTTCCTTTTTGCTATAGAAAGGGACATTAACAGCACCACTATTGTGAATATGACATAAATGCTTGAGAAAATGCCACACCAGAATTATTTTTATAGGAGTGTTTTGTAATCTGTAgatttaatacaaaaaaagtgatgaaaacataACACAGTATTACATTAGTTATTAAGGTGTCTTGCACATGCAAACATTGGGGTCTAATGTCCCAGCATCAAATCTACAATCACATTCTTTTAAACAGGTAAAAGTCCaactatatataaataactGGAGAAAAAAGTACACTTTAGACTTTTGAGGATACACTTTTACTGTCTCACCTTAAGTTCATCCAGGTTTTTAAACAACTTAGTgttgaaaacaaaaaatcctTTCTTCGCTCTTGTTGAGATTCCACCAATCTAGAAGGAAAAATAATCATactttttaaaaccacatttctTGTTAATTAAATACAAGTGATTGAGAGGATATGTCAATTGTCCTCAGATCTACTCCTTGATGGTATTTTGTCCCACCATCTTATGTCAACTGTTGTAATTCCCAAAACTGCAAACACAATCTGAAGTGTTTTTCAAAGTTCAGACTGTgtaaacaatattttaattgaCTGAAAGAACACAGAGCTAACAGAACTTATACTGCTACAGATGTgacaataatatattaaaactcTGGTTTGCAGGCTCAACAGTTCATTGCACAGAACTTAAATACTACCTAAAAATAACTTAATAGTGATACTTTATAGACCTTCATGGATCTTAATTTGTTCAATAGGTTTTGGGTCTGCTGAAAAAGCACTAAGCACCCAAGAGGCTGTAGTTCTTTAACTGTTTGAAGGTTTAAGCTTTACAAATAATCCTGGcagtcatttaaataaatatgacagaaatacaagctattttatttaaattaattacatgtctataacacatttttgactCATTCTTTTCTCAACTCCTCTGAAATGAGTCCAAGTGAGTTGCGCTGTACATAGTGGGGCTTAATTATTTCAGGGAAACTTACCAAGTTAGCGGTAGCGATCTCTGTGCCTGTCTCGCTCCCGTGAGCGCTCCTTGttcctctctccactctctctggAACGGTCTCTGTGTCTTCGAGACATTCCTGCACCCTCCCAGCCAGAAGAATCCTCTCTGTCACGGTCTCTATCACGTTCTCGCTCTCTGTCACGACCTCTGTCCCGCTCTCGGTCTCTTTCTTTGTCCCCTGAACGACTGCTGCTCCTgcacataaatgtgtatttgtgtggtGTTGCCTGAAAAGATTGCTTATGACATTTTCATACTCAGCTGCAGTTTCTTGAAAGACAAGATGCAGTCCTGTCAGAATTATGAAGCAAAATTATACAAACCTGTAGCCGTAGTTGCCCTGAATGGAGACTAGACAGTCTTTGAGTGAAGTTACCAGTGCCTGGCAGCGTTCATCTCCAAACACTCTGGACTGCTTAATGATAGCAATGGCAGTTAATAAAGTCTCCATGGCCACCCGCAGGTCTCCTGCATTAGTAGTTTGAGAAATTAGATATTAgagacagttaaaaaaaaatgtatgcacTTAGAGCTTTTTACGATTATGgttaatgaaaatgtaaaaattcatAGCCACATTAACTGCCACGTAAAGTGAAGATACAGAAATTTCAAGCACTGAAATCCATTTGGACTTCAGTTAGAAAAAGACTTTTGTCAGCTCATCAAAAGGTTGTCATTCATCATGTTCCAGCACAAACATTTTACATGGTGCATCTGTGAAAATCTCTATTTTAACATGTAGTTCCCAGCAACAGTTTATTTCACCCTGCTTAGATTAT encodes:
- the polr2l gene encoding DNA-directed RNA polymerases I, II, and III subunit RPABC5; the protein is MIIPVRCFTCGKIVGNKWEAYLGLLQAEYTEGDALDALGLKRYCCRRMLLSHVDLIEKLLNYAPLEK